A segment of the Panicum hallii strain FIL2 chromosome 1, PHallii_v3.1, whole genome shotgun sequence genome:
TGCAGTATTATAATCCGTATACCTGCAATTCTCCGTTACTAGCAATACCTAAAGTTTAGCACAGGCATCTTGCATACTGAATTACCGATGCATAATTGCAGATGCATATGTTCTTTCCATAATGTGATTGTGATGATCTGATAGAGCTGCAAGATGTTACAAGACATTGGTCTTTGGAGTACATGACCCTCGCAACATTACATGCATATCGTCTTGCATATAAGGTCCAAGAAATTGGCTACTGCTAGAATTTGGCAAAACTAGTGTGGTAATTTCCACCTTGTCAGTTCACCCCTTAAACTAAAATGTTTGCATTTGCCTCCAGCCTCTACCAACGAGTTTAATTGAAAATTCTCTAAAGTCAAAAACGGATCAGAGAACAAGAATTCATTTCAGACAACTTGCAGCTATCTTGTTCTGTCAGATAGAATTAATTCTGTTTTTCATCAAAATATTGTACATTACTTACAAGACTGAACACAAAAATTGCATGAGAAACCACAAGCCATCAACCAGGACCAGGCAGATCAGATCTATGAAATACAAAAACATTTAGAGGAAACGGATTGCAATATGTCGAAAACTAACTGTTGTTGGAAGAATTAACTCATCCATCTATTAACTGGGAATCCAGTTTTATGATGTATGCTCAACGATGACCTACTTTCAAGCAGATGCTCTCCATTGCAACATGTGTAGCTAACTAGCTACCCACTATATTCAATTATCCATCCAGCTGGAGATTCTAAGAGCAAAAGAACAAATGGCCGCATTAAAGGTAGCACCAGCAGGCTGTCAGACTCGGCAGTATCTTTCTGATGGATCAGTCATTTGGGTTAGCAATCAAAACTCGCTAGTGTAGGCTTCAGTACTTGATCACATTATGCCGCAGCCACAGTTCGTACATAACCATGTGGAATGCGTCATATGGGACAGGAGGTGAATGCCACACAAAGTGTTTCTGCACCTGTAATCCAACTTAAGCAGTTAGCCCAGCACTAAACAAGAATTTAGTTAGGCATCTAGTTGTCTCAAATTGACTCAGAGCACTATCGCAAAATAGTTAACAAATCAAATGATTCACTTCTCACACAAATAAACCCGAGTAGCTAATTTTCTACTGACAAATGATTAGCTATTTTTTCATCCAATAGATCATTTTTCTATTTCTACTACAGTTAAATTCAATATCTGAAATTCCAAATACTCTTTTGTAGTACAGTGAATGCACAGGATACAGTAAAAGTTAGCAAGTGTTCAGAATCAACAAACCTGGACCAGAGATTTGTGTAACGAAACGAACTCCTCTTGTGATATCGATTTCAGAATACTCTTTAGTTGATACACGTCTCTCTCCCTAAGTACAACCGCAAACTTTCTCCAGTCAAGGGCATCATTGAAAGGCAAGTCATAATAGTCTGACAAAATAACTAAAAGGACAGAGGAAAATGCATTAGAATAAAATAATCATGCAAGTACTAAAAAATTGTATTCCCATGAAAAGGAAATAGGTATAGCAGTGGCATGTATTTTGCATGTCAATAGGTAGAAATACTAACCAGGAACACAACCATAGTGTATTGAGTCAGATATACGAGCACTGTTAACTTGAGAGCCACCAGGACAGATACAGAACTTAGTACGGTAAAATTGCTTCTGATAAACTAGCTCCCCAATAGCTCTACTAATCCGATTGTTGCTGATAGCAAGCTCTGTGTCATTCTCCCAGACTCGTGCCAAAATAACCCTTATTTTGGAATTGCGATGGCCAGCCCAAAATCCAAGGATTGTCCTGTTTCAATTGTGAAATCAATTTTAAGATATAGAGTTTGTAATAGAGTAATAGTGCAACTAGATGTTTACAATATACTCCCTTCATTTCTTTTTATGAGGCATATTTGATTGGACATGGGAGTTGAGGAGTTTGTAAAATTGAAAATGATAGAAGAAAGCAGCAATGGTGCCAATGGAGCCAGTGGTTCTATTGTCTTGGGAACACTCATAGATGATAACGATGAGAAAGATTATTagggaaaagaagagaaaccaACATTGACTCTATGAGGAAGccttatttttgaaatttgGCGGACATGGTTGTGTGCTATTTTCAGTTTTGTTACAACGAAAGTGCTTCTTTGCACTAGATTGTAGCAATGTAACCATATACACTTCAATGCACGAATGAGGAGACAACTGGGTGCATTTTGCATAGCATTTCATCTGAAACAGAATTTTCACTTTGCATGAAAATATAAGCACTAGAGTCATACATGAATAAACCAACAGAATCTAGAAAAAACATCAAACCGGAACATACTAGCAGGTTCTCATGGTATGTGTATTGAACAAACACTAACCTGTTCTCAATATCATTTCCTCCTTCGGGTAGAGCAAATGGCTGTAGTACTTGAGGAAGAGCAATATCCTTGTGCGGTATAAAGTCAACATTATAGCTTGGTGAACATACAACTCTAATAGAGTTTTTCACCATGAATGGAAGTCCTTCAAATGCTCTTACACCTACATCATGGCAGGTGACAAAGAAGTGGTCTGCACCTAGTGTCCTGTTCCAGTAAGGATACTTGTTTATCAATCCTTCTACATAGTCCTTAACTATCACTGTCATATTCTCATATGAAGTACCCTGCAAGGCCAAAACAACACATCTAAGTAACTACCATGGCCATGAATCAAgaccagaaaaaaaaaacttgtaACAAGCACATCGATCCAGAACCCATTACTAACTTTTACTGCTGCAGGAGTGCAGCCATAGACACACATTAATCAACATACTCCGAGAACTCATCAATAGTGCAAACAGAACCAGCACAGATTTCAGAGATGTATTCGCACTGTCCATTCATACACATAAACAAAGCACCGATTGTCCAATCTTCAGCAGTAGCATCAGTTCAATCAAGGAGATATTAACTACGCTGCACATTCGGCTTTGAAATTCAGAATAACCCTACTCCTATGAGGCGAACTTTAGCATTAGAACAGTTGAACCTAAACCCAACGCGTCCAACGACTAATCGCATTATCACTAGTTTACAGCGCGACGAAACGAGCAATAGAGTTCCACGAGTGAGAGAACGGGAAGAGGTGACCGACCCTGCCGCGCATCTTGTGGGGCGAGATGGGCACGAAGAAGAGGTGCGCCTGGTCGGGGTCGTCGGTGCGGAACCGGCTTTCGCGGATGTTCTGGAAGAAGTAGCCCTCGCTGGCGTACTTGCCCGTGAGCTTCCGCGGCGTCTGGTAGAACGTCTCGGGGTCGCCGTC
Coding sequences within it:
- the LOC112886467 gene encoding probable glycosyltransferase At5g03795 gives rise to the protein MAGRVPGAAASSPLPRALLLLAALALVTLSFLSLRSLRPAAGPSLPTAWVTSSLGAADRPRPVLPLHPSSSVYHSPEAFAAGYAEMERSFKVYIYPDGDPETFYQTPRKLTGKYASEGYFFQNIRESRFRTDDPDQAHLFFVPISPHKMRGRGTSYENMTVIVKDYVEGLINKYPYWNRTLGADHFFVTCHDVGVRAFEGLPFMVKNSIRVVCSPSYNVDFIPHKDIALPQVLQPFALPEGGNDIENRTILGFWAGHRNSKIRVILARVWENDTELAISNNRISRAIGELVYQKQFYRTKFCICPGGSQVNSARISDSIHYGCVPVILSDYYDLPFNDALDWRKFAVVLRERDVYQLKSILKSISQEEFVSLHKSLVQVQKHFVWHSPPVPYDAFHMVMYELWLRHNVIKY